A window of Argopecten irradians isolate NY chromosome 14, Ai_NY, whole genome shotgun sequence contains these coding sequences:
- the LOC138306819 gene encoding S-adenosylmethionine-dependent methyltransferase Rv2258c-like: MDLDQYSANVYNLVAGGFVTTALSIGKEVGLIDTLIKLTTPVTCQHLADLCNLKERYVREWLGCMVASRVVSLNDEDKYFIPEHCKPGLGVAGILGIYSTVSAMSKKATECFRKDGPSGYGFDDMPREIVDAVDNRMGDESAAREVELLLEPINKIKELSSLLNVLDLGSGAGVLTRALSKRFPDAEVFGVDFNELAIKKADAHTDNPSNVKYLKASVASLPADWTNKFDWVVIYDVLHDLPCPEECMREVARVLKDDGLVSITDPHVHSNHRDNVDDLAGAGIRYAISSVVCLPSSMSADGAAGHGIGWGTENRETFLTKAGWCIEDKRIQGTNSNFTCSKCK, translated from the exons ATGGATCTAGACCAGTACAGTGCTAATGTTTACAACCTCGTGGCCGGAGGGTTTGTCACCACGGCTCTCAGTATAGGGAAGGAGGTGGGCCTCATCGACACCCTGATAAAGCTAACTACACCAGTGACATGTCAGCATCTCGCCGACCTGTGTAATCTGAAGGAAAG ATACGTCAGAGAATGGTTGGGTTGTATGGTGGCCagtagagttgtctcccttaatGATGAAGATAAATATTTCATCCCAGAGCATTGTAAACCTGGCCTGGGAGTCGCTGGTATACTTGGAATATACTCTACAGTGAGCGCTATGAGCAAAAAGGCCACGGAATGCTTCAGGAAAGACGGACCTAGTG GATATGGATTCGATGATATGCCGAGAGAGATTGTTGATGCAGTAGACAACAGAATGGGAGATGAAAGTGCTGCTAGAGAGGTGGAACTTCTGCTAGAACCTATCAACAAAATCAAAG AGCTATCTTCTTTGCTGAATGTTCTTGACCTTGGATCAGGTGCGGGTGTTTTGACACGAGCACTCAGCAAACGTTTTCCTGACGCCGAAGTCTTTGGTGTCGACTTCAACGAGCTGGCCATTAAGAAAGCAGATGCTCACACGGACAATCCCTCAAATGTAAAGTATCTCAAAGCAAGTGTAGCGAGCTTACCAGCAGATTGGACAAATAAATTTGATTGGGTTGTGATCTATGACGTGTTGCATGACCTTCCGTGTCCCGAGGAATGCATGCGCGAAGTTGCGCGTGTGTTAAAAGATGACGGATTAGTGTCAATTACCGATCCTCACGTACACAGTAACCATAGGGACAATGTGGATGACTTGGCGGGTGCAGGGATCAGATATGCCATAAGCTCCGTGGTTTGTTTGCCGAGTAGTATGTCGGCAGATGGCGCTGCAGGACACGGTATCGGCTGGGGCACCGAGAACAGGGAAACCTTTTTAACTAAGGCAGGCTGGTGTATCGAAGACAAACGCATACAGGGAACCAATTCCAATTTCACTTGCTCTAAATGTAAATAG
- the LOC138307201 gene encoding uncharacterized protein, giving the protein MTSSWTIYICLSCCLPHVSSFVPCNNASLPGYCYDGWHCCDNGWCCSDDFICGDNRCIYLKGLYVPIGIGVISICVGLFVCLHQLRKKKKIDLTSRLKENSEEKLRDPEDVFSEHY; this is encoded by the exons ATGACATCATCTTGGACTATTTACATCTGCTTGAGTTGCTGTCTTCCTCATGTGTCAT CATTCGTGCCGTGTAACAATGCCTCGTTGCCCGGTTACTGTTACGATGGCTGGCACTGCTGTGACAATGGCTGGTGCTGCTCAGACGATTTTATATGTGGGGACAACAGATGTATCTACCTCAA GGGCCTGTACGTACCTATTGGAATAGGTGTGATATCTATATGTGTTGGATTGTTTGTCTGTCTTCATCAGTTAC gtaaaaagaaaaaaattgaccTGACTAGTAGATTGAAGGAAAACTCAGAAGAGAAACTCAGAGACCCTGAAGACGTCTTCAGTGAACATTATTGA